From the genome of Methanobrevibacter smithii ATCC 35061, one region includes:
- a CDS encoding TIGR04083 family peptide-modifying radical SAM enzyme encodes MTFHVMIIPTLGCQCNCKYCWGSESTKEMMDISVIDDIITWLKDFRDDKVHFTFHGGEPLLAGYDFYAEALEKLSKIDNLEGFSLQSNIWLLSDELIDLFLKYNVAVSTSIDGPEEINDYQRAEGYFKKTIGRYERAKEKGLNINFVLTVTQYSKDYSDELYEFFKSHGMNLKIHAALPSLRGDNADPWALDQEEHGKLLIDWLDKYLYDLDKFSVMDLDHIAKSTFRRRGTLCTFADCIGTTLAVGADGSIYPCYRFVGMDEYILGNVKANPSFDKLKESDAWAKLQEFREYVDENCAKCRYVKYCEGGCPYNAIVASKTPKAVDPQCKAYKMIFGEVSKRLNKEFAKNAFGGLNGPGIKKENEAFSIMDLMMKP; translated from the coding sequence ATGACTTTTCATGTAATGATAATTCCCACTTTAGGTTGCCAATGCAACTGCAAATACTGTTGGGGTTCAGAATCAACAAAAGAAATGATGGACATTAGCGTAATTGATGACATTATCACATGGTTAAAAGATTTCAGAGATGATAAAGTTCATTTTACATTCCACGGAGGAGAACCTCTTCTTGCAGGCTATGATTTCTATGCTGAAGCTTTAGAAAAATTATCCAAAATAGACAATTTAGAAGGTTTTTCACTTCAAAGTAATATCTGGTTACTTTCAGATGAACTAATCGATTTATTTTTAAAGTACAATGTTGCTGTAAGTACCAGTATTGACGGACCTGAAGAAATTAATGACTATCAAAGAGCAGAAGGTTACTTTAAAAAAACCATTGGCAGATATGAAAGAGCAAAAGAAAAAGGATTAAACATAAACTTTGTTTTAACAGTAACTCAATATTCCAAAGACTACAGTGACGAGTTATATGAATTTTTCAAATCCCATGGTATGAATTTAAAAATACATGCTGCACTTCCGTCACTACGTGGAGACAATGCTGACCCATGGGCTCTTGATCAGGAAGAACACGGAAAACTTTTAATAGACTGGCTAGACAAGTATCTTTATGATTTAGATAAATTCAGTGTAATGGATCTTGACCACATTGCTAAAAGTACATTCAGAAGAAGGGGAACATTATGTACGTTTGCAGATTGTATAGGTACAACATTAGCTGTCGGTGCAGACGGTTCAATTTATCCATGCTACAGGTTTGTAGGAATGGATGAATATATTTTAGGCAATGTCAAAGCAAACCCAAGTTTTGATAAGCTAAAAGAGTCTGACGCATGGGCAAAACTTCAAGAATTTAGAGAATATGTTGATGAAAACTGTGCCAAATGCAGATATGTAAAATATTGCGAAGGCGGATGTCCATATAATGCTATTGTAGCCAGTAAAACTCCAAAAGCTGTTGATCCTCAATGTAAGGCTTATAAAATGATTTTTGGTGAAGTTTCTAAAAGACTTAACAAGGAATTTGCAAAAAATGCATTTGGCGGATTAAACGGACCAGGCATTAAAAAAGAAAATGAAGCTTTCAGTATTATGGATTTGATGATGAAACCATAA
- a CDS encoding TIGR04165 family Cys-rich peptide, with amino-acid sequence MKLEEILAPCPKCGSKDKHVHRKMLDNHRAHAELDTVKCEDCGYIFFVNDSMEEDEKKELLKELNKYYG; translated from the coding sequence ATGAAACTCGAAGAAATATTAGCTCCATGCCCAAAATGCGGTTCCAAAGATAAACATGTACACAGAAAAATGTTAGACAATCACAGAGCACATGCAGAGTTAGACACTGTAAAATGCGAAGATTGCGGTTATATTTTCTTTGTAAATGATAGTATGGAAGAAGACGAAAAAAAAGAACTTTTAAAAGAATTAAATAAATATTACGGATAA
- a CDS encoding aldo/keto reductase, giving the protein MEKRIVKKTREELSPIGFGAMRLPSKNGKINYKESEKLIHHAIDNGINIIDTAAIYNNGESEKVLGKALKGEYRNKVKISTKLPAMNIKKYEDMEKILNEQLERLQIDCIDYYFLHNVDLKAMNRLLKKDVLKFLSKAKQEEKIKYVGFSYHGTTEEFPLLLDAYDWDMVMIQYNYFDNNVQADIEGIHHAASKGMGIFVMEPLKGGILAGKMPDKVESIFKKADPSKTNAEWSISWILNHPEITCVFSGMNNIAQIDENIAIGNSVEPHSMSLEELETIDYAKRALKELLQINCTSCGYCLPCPRGVNIPECMKIYNEKYLFNQKGLLNQSLIDYYLTVSGIMIDSSNAGLCNGCRKCLRKCPQHLDIPKELDKVKKEFEGHFFKFKVLFVKSIGMKIYQKFF; this is encoded by the coding sequence ATGGAAAAGAGGATTGTCAAAAAAACACGAGAAGAACTCTCACCAATAGGCTTTGGAGCTATGAGACTACCTTCAAAAAATGGTAAAATCAACTACAAAGAATCTGAAAAGTTAATACACCATGCAATAGACAATGGAATAAACATTATCGATACTGCAGCTATCTATAATAATGGAGAAAGTGAAAAAGTCCTTGGAAAGGCTCTAAAAGGAGAATATAGAAACAAAGTCAAAATTTCTACAAAATTGCCTGCAATGAACATAAAAAAGTATGAAGATATGGAAAAAATATTAAATGAACAGTTAGAAAGGCTGCAAATTGACTGTATTGACTATTACTTTCTACACAATGTTGATTTGAAAGCTATGAACAGACTGCTTAAAAAAGATGTTTTAAAATTCTTATCAAAGGCAAAACAAGAGGAAAAAATAAAATATGTCGGTTTTTCATACCACGGCACTACTGAAGAATTTCCATTATTACTTGATGCATATGACTGGGATATGGTGATGATCCAATATAATTACTTTGATAACAATGTTCAGGCAGATATTGAAGGAATTCACCATGCAGCATCAAAAGGAATGGGAATTTTTGTAATGGAACCTTTAAAAGGTGGAATTTTAGCCGGGAAAATGCCTGATAAAGTTGAAAGTATATTTAAAAAAGCCGACCCCTCAAAAACAAATGCAGAATGGAGCATATCCTGGATTTTAAATCATCCTGAAATAACCTGTGTATTTTCAGGAATGAATAACATAGCTCAAATTGATGAAAATATAGCTATTGGAAATAGTGTTGAACCCCATTCCATGAGTTTGGAAGAACTTGAAACAATCGATTATGCAAAAAGAGCCTTAAAAGAATTGCTTCAAATTAACTGTACAAGCTGCGGATACTGCCTGCCCTGCCCCAGAGGCGTGAATATTCCTGAATGCATGAAAATATATAATGAAAAATATTTATTCAATCAAAAAGGCCTTTTAAATCAAAGCTTAATCGATTATTATTTAACTGTAAGCGGAATTATGATAGACAGTTCAAATGCAGGATTATGTAATGGATGCAGAAAGTGCTTAAGAAAATGCCCCCAACACCTGGACATTCCAAAAGAACTTGATAAAGTTAAAAAAGAATTTGAAGGCCATTTCTTTAAATTTAAAGTATTATTCGTAAAAAGTATCGGTATGAAAATATATCAGAAATTTTTTTAA
- the modA gene encoding molybdate ABC transporter substrate-binding protein, translated as MVSKKIIAIVVVIAVLAVGVGVWANGSASTDDSLNGQEVNLAAAASLKNVFDEKLIPMFEEKYPGVKVTPTYASSGDLQKQIENGLDADVFMSAGNKQMNKLVNESLIDNSTNIQFLENKVVLIVPKDSDLNISSFEDLKNVDGNIAMGDPSSVPAGQYGKEVLTNLGVWDSVESKLSLGTDVTAVLNQVAQGSAECGIVYSTDAKSNDDVKVVCEAPDDALKTPVIYPVAELKNSEHQDATQKFMEFLKSKEAKDVFVEYGFTIHE; from the coding sequence GTGGTTTCAAAAAAGATTATAGCTATTGTTGTTGTAATAGCAGTGTTGGCTGTTGGTGTTGGAGTATGGGCTAACGGTTCAGCAAGCACTGATGACAGTTTAAATGGACAGGAAGTAAATTTAGCTGCTGCGGCTAGTTTAAAAAATGTTTTTGATGAAAAATTAATTCCAATGTTTGAAGAAAAATATCCTGGAGTAAAAGTCACTCCAACTTATGCTTCAAGCGGTGATTTACAAAAACAAATCGAAAATGGTTTGGATGCAGATGTATTTATGTCTGCAGGTAATAAACAGATGAATAAATTAGTTAATGAAAGTTTAATTGATAACAGTACTAACATTCAATTTTTAGAAAATAAAGTTGTTTTGATTGTACCTAAAGATTCCGACTTAAACATATCTTCATTTGAGGATTTGAAAAATGTAGATGGTAACATTGCTATGGGAGATCCTTCTTCAGTACCTGCAGGTCAATATGGTAAGGAAGTATTAACCAATCTTGGTGTATGGGACAGTGTTGAATCCAAATTGTCTTTAGGTACTGACGTAACTGCTGTATTAAATCAGGTAGCTCAGGGGTCTGCTGAATGCGGTATTGTATATTCTACTGATGCCAAATCTAATGATGATGTTAAAGTAGTTTGTGAAGCTCCAGATGATGCTTTAAAAACTCCAGTTATTTATCCGGTAGCTGAACTTAAAAACTCAGAGCATCAGGATGCTACTCAAAAGTTCATGGAATTCTTAAAAAGTAAAGAAGCTAAAGATGTATTTGTTGAATATGGATTTACAATTCATGAATAA
- the modB gene encoding molybdate ABC transporter permease subunit, with the protein MTDWTPIFISMKTASLSIFITFFLGLIVAWGIVKLKNDSVKIVLDGIFTLPIVLPPTVVGFFLLYIFGVRGPIGKFFVDFFSVKIAFSWSATVIAAVVMSFPLMYRSARGAFEQVDSNLLDAGRTLGMSEFKIFWKVLLANALPGIISGGILAYARGLGEFGATAMIAGNIAGQTRTLPMAVYSEVAAGNMGDAFNYVIFIVIISFIAIFIMDYVSIRKERQWK; encoded by the coding sequence ATGACTGACTGGACTCCAATTTTTATTTCAATGAAAACAGCAAGTTTATCAATTTTTATAACCTTTTTTTTAGGATTAATAGTTGCCTGGGGCATTGTTAAACTTAAAAATGATTCAGTAAAAATTGTACTTGACGGTATTTTTACACTTCCAATTGTATTGCCTCCTACTGTTGTAGGATTCTTTTTATTGTATATTTTTGGTGTTAGGGGTCCGATAGGTAAGTTTTTTGTAGACTTTTTTTCTGTGAAAATAGCATTTTCATGGTCTGCAACAGTTATCGCTGCAGTGGTCATGTCTTTTCCTTTAATGTATCGTTCTGCCAGAGGTGCATTTGAACAGGTAGATTCTAATTTATTGGATGCTGGCCGTACATTGGGGATGTCTGAGTTCAAAATTTTCTGGAAAGTTTTGCTTGCAAATGCACTTCCAGGAATTATTAGTGGGGGAATACTTGCCTATGCCAGAGGTTTAGGTGAGTTTGGTGCTACGGCAATGATTGCAGGAAATATTGCAGGACAAACTAGAACTCTTCCAATGGCGGTTTATTCTGAAGTAGCTGCCGGTAATATGGGAGATGCTTTTAATTATGTAATATTCATTGTTATTATATCATTTATAGCTATTTTTATTATGGATTATGTTTCAATACGTAAGGAAAGGCAGTGGAAATAA
- a CDS encoding sulfate/molybdate ABC transporter ATP-binding protein, whose translation MSNELLKVNIQKKLKEFDLNVDFELKKGCLGILGPSGCGKSMTLKSVAGIVNPDNGVISLTTNDETVYYDSNEKINLKPQKRNVGYLFQNYALFPNMTVEENVAIGLPKDYDEKRLTDMIKRFRLEGLEKRYPRELSGGQQQRVALARILAYSPDVILLDEPFSAMDTFLKEQLRIELSNVLKDFDGFSILVTHNRDEVFQFCDELLILDKGKIIAKGTTHDVFENPKKVQVARLTGCKNISKVEIIDDYHLKSLEWGITFEVAEKISQDITHIGIRAHDFLPAEKDDINSFDTINATKLEIPFEWQITLANGLWWKLDKKYMIMNL comes from the coding sequence ATGAGTAATGAATTGTTAAAAGTAAATATTCAAAAGAAACTTAAAGAATTTGACTTAAATGTGGATTTTGAATTAAAAAAAGGATGTTTAGGTATTTTAGGTCCTTCAGGTTGTGGTAAAAGTATGACTTTAAAATCTGTTGCAGGTATTGTAAATCCAGATAATGGTGTTATAAGTTTAACTACAAATGATGAAACTGTTTATTATGATTCTAATGAAAAAATTAATTTAAAGCCCCAAAAAAGAAATGTAGGATACTTATTTCAAAATTATGCATTATTTCCGAATATGACTGTAGAGGAAAATGTTGCTATTGGTTTACCTAAAGATTATGATGAAAAAAGGTTAACTGATATGATTAAACGCTTTCGTTTAGAAGGTTTGGAAAAGAGATATCCTAGAGAGTTATCTGGAGGTCAGCAGCAAAGAGTAGCTTTGGCCCGTATATTGGCTTACAGTCCGGATGTTATACTGTTGGATGAACCGTTTAGTGCAATGGATACATTTCTAAAAGAACAGTTACGTATTGAACTTAGTAATGTACTGAAAGATTTTGACGGATTTTCTATTCTTGTTACCCATAATCGTGATGAAGTATTTCAGTTTTGCGATGAGCTTTTAATATTGGACAAGGGTAAAATTATTGCAAAAGGAACTACTCACGATGTGTTTGAGAATCCAAAAAAAGTTCAGGTTGCTAGACTTACAGGATGTAAAAATATTTCTAAAGTTGAAATAATAGATGATTATCATCTTAAATCATTAGAATGGGGAATTACATTTGAAGTAGCTGAAAAAATTTCACAGGATATTACTCATATTGGAATAAGGGCACATGATTTTTTGCCTGCTGAAAAAGATGATATTAATTCATTTGACACTATAAACGCAACAAAATTGGAAATACCTTTTGAATGGCAAATAACGTTGGCAAATGGATTATGGTGGAAATTAGATAAAAAATACATGATCATGAATTTATAA
- a CDS encoding CBS domain-containing protein: MLTSVQKEILQTLINLYQSANGGSIKGEDIAEIMSRNPGTIRNQMQSLRSLGLVKGVPGPRGGYKPTVEAYHSLNISVTDKDFNVPIYKDGEKLKDISVAKIEFTSIPQPGECEAAIKVLGNIKDLSLGDTIRIGPTPVNNLGVMGKIVGRDDMDNILLVDTTTIRSIPKNTVGDIASRDVVSLKVSSTLKEAAEVFAFNDIKGAPVMEDGKAVGVFTVTDLVRAIANNKEDLLVGDLMTTNIVIVNEDMRIANAIEIMLKKAISRVLIADNDNNLLGIVTRTDLINSITNLSQFPIITQ; encoded by the coding sequence ATGTTAACATCAGTACAAAAAGAAATTTTACAAACATTAATTAATTTGTACCAGTCTGCTAACGGCGGATCTATTAAAGGTGAAGACATTGCTGAAATTATGAGTAGAAATCCGGGAACAATTCGTAATCAGATGCAATCTCTTAGAAGTTTAGGTTTGGTTAAAGGAGTACCAGGGCCTCGTGGTGGTTATAAACCTACTGTAGAAGCTTATCACTCTTTAAACATTTCAGTCACTGATAAGGATTTTAATGTACCTATTTATAAAGATGGGGAAAAATTAAAAGATATTTCAGTTGCAAAAATTGAATTTACAAGTATTCCACAGCCTGGCGAATGTGAGGCAGCTATTAAAGTTTTAGGAAACATTAAGGATTTAAGTTTGGGAGATACCATTAGAATAGGCCCTACACCAGTTAACAATTTGGGAGTAATGGGTAAAATTGTAGGTAGGGATGATATGGACAATATTTTGCTTGTAGACACTACTACAATTAGAAGTATTCCTAAAAATACTGTTGGCGATATAGCCAGCCGTGATGTAGTATCTTTAAAAGTCAGTTCTACTTTAAAGGAAGCTGCAGAAGTTTTTGCGTTTAATGATATTAAAGGAGCTCCTGTAATGGAGGATGGTAAAGCAGTAGGAGTATTTACTGTAACTGACCTTGTTAGAGCAATAGCTAATAATAAAGAGGATTTGCTTGTTGGAGATTTAATGACTACGAATATTGTAATCGTTAATGAAGACATGAGAATAGCTAATGCTATTGAAATAATGCTTAAAAAAGCAATAAGTAGGGTGCTTATTGCTGATAACGATAATAATTTACTTGGAATTGTTACAAGAACAGATTTAATTAATTCCATAACAAATTTAAGTCAATTCCCTATTATTACCCAATAA
- a CDS encoding deoxyhypusine synthase: MKVNQIDISKDMKVSDLVAQFEASDVLGAGRVARATNILANMIKDEDTNVFMSLGGPLIPGGMRNIVSQMIREGHVDLIVSSGANLTHDLLEAFGGAHYRDEGKDDEELNAEGIGRIADINVGSNDFEVFEKEINRLFEIISAKKPVISIQELIYEIGMLIDDENSFIATAARNNVPIFAPGIIDCMIGLQLWIFSQDHDFTISAAGDMPYLSDIVFGSEKVGGILLGGGLTKHYTLASNILNGGLDCAVQITMDRPEAGSLGGAPLEEAKSWSKAKCGSNLATVVGDVTIIFPLIYAAALDKI, from the coding sequence ATGAAAGTAAATCAGATAGACATTTCTAAAGATATGAAAGTAAGTGATTTGGTGGCTCAATTTGAAGCATCAGATGTTTTAGGTGCTGGCAGAGTTGCAAGGGCTACTAATATTCTGGCAAATATGATTAAAGATGAAGATACAAATGTATTTATGAGCCTTGGAGGTCCTTTAATTCCTGGGGGGATGAGAAATATTGTTTCTCAAATGATAAGGGAAGGTCATGTGGATTTAATCGTATCAAGCGGAGCTAATCTTACTCATGATTTACTTGAAGCATTTGGTGGAGCTCATTACAGGGATGAAGGAAAAGATGATGAGGAACTTAATGCTGAAGGAATTGGCAGAATAGCTGATATTAATGTGGGATCCAATGATTTTGAAGTTTTTGAAAAGGAAATAAATAGATTATTTGAAATAATATCTGCTAAAAAACCTGTAATATCTATTCAGGAATTAATTTATGAAATTGGAATGTTGATTGATGATGAAAATTCTTTTATAGCTACTGCAGCAAGAAATAATGTTCCAATTTTCGCTCCAGGTATTATTGATTGTATGATTGGTTTGCAGTTATGGATTTTTTCACAGGACCATGATTTTACAATAAGTGCAGCTGGAGATATGCCTTATTTGTCAGATATTGTATTTGGCAGCGAAAAGGTAGGTGGAATCTTACTTGGAGGAGGCCTTACAAAACATTATACTTTAGCTTCAAATATTTTAAACGGTGGTCTTGACTGTGCAGTTCAGATAACAATGGATAGGCCGGAAGCAGGTAGTTTAGGTGGAGCTCCATTAGAAGAAGCTAAATCATGGTCAAAAGCAAAATGCGGATCTAATTTAGCTACTGTTGTTGGAGATGTTACAATTATCTTCCCGTTAATCTATGCTGCTGCATTAGATAAGATCTGA
- the pyrF gene encoding orotidine-5'-phosphate decarboxylase has protein sequence MNIKNNLILALDVTNKDKAIEICKEVSPYINTIKIGYPLTLAEGLEIIKIIKDEFGANIICDYKVADIDATNSKICDLTFDAGADAIICHGFVGSDSVQACLDSANKHEKEIFLLTEMSHPGAKMFLQKDAEAIAKMGVDMGITNYVAPATRLDRLSEIRNIVGDDACIISPGVGKQGGDAKKTLEFASAIIVGRSIYESDNPALACEKIIKD, from the coding sequence ATGAATATTAAAAATAACTTAATATTAGCACTTGATGTAACCAATAAAGACAAAGCAATTGAAATATGTAAAGAAGTAAGCCCCTATATCAATACAATAAAAATAGGATATCCATTGACATTAGCTGAAGGATTAGAAATCATTAAAATTATAAAAGATGAATTTGGTGCAAATATAATCTGCGATTATAAAGTTGCAGACATTGACGCTACCAATTCCAAAATCTGCGATTTAACATTTGATGCAGGAGCAGATGCAATAATCTGTCACGGTTTTGTAGGTTCCGACAGTGTTCAGGCTTGTCTAGACAGTGCAAATAAACACGAAAAAGAAATATTTTTACTTACTGAAATGTCACATCCGGGAGCTAAAATGTTTTTACAAAAAGATGCTGAAGCTATAGCTAAAATGGGAGTTGATATGGGAATTACCAATTATGTTGCACCGGCTACAAGATTAGACAGATTAAGTGAAATAAGAAACATTGTAGGTGATGATGCCTGCATTATTTCTCCAGGTGTCGGAAAACAGGGTGGAGATGCTAAAAAAACTCTTGAATTTGCAAGTGCCATTATTGTTGGAAGAAGCATTTATGAATCAGATAATCCTGCACTGGCCTGTGAAAAAATAATAAAGGATTAA
- a CDS encoding energy-coupling factor ABC transporter permease, which produces MHIMEGFLPAEWCAVWFIISIPIVLYGVYQIKKITETTPESKALIAVSGAFMFILSSLKLPSVTGSCSHPTGNGFGAVLFGPAVTAVLASIVLIFQALLLAHGGITTLGANIFSMGIVGPVVAWIVYKALIKADVPSIVGVFFAAFLGDLLTYVATSFQLALAFPLPTFGAALYKFLIIFAVTQIPLAIGEGILTVIIWDRLKAYKPKLLKKLDVLSAKEN; this is translated from the coding sequence ATGCATATTATGGAAGGTTTTTTACCTGCAGAGTGGTGTGCTGTTTGGTTTATTATATCAATACCAATAGTGCTCTACGGTGTATATCAGATAAAGAAGATTACAGAAACCACACCGGAATCTAAAGCTTTGATTGCTGTAAGTGGTGCATTTATGTTTATTTTATCTTCATTGAAATTACCGTCTGTTACTGGAAGTTGTTCACATCCGACTGGTAACGGATTTGGCGCAGTATTATTTGGACCTGCAGTTACTGCAGTGTTAGCTTCAATTGTTTTAATTTTCCAAGCATTATTACTTGCTCATGGTGGAATTACAACTTTAGGAGCAAATATATTTTCAATGGGTATTGTAGGTCCTGTTGTCGCATGGATTGTATATAAAGCTTTAATAAAAGCAGATGTTCCATCTATTGTTGGAGTTTTCTTTGCAGCATTTTTAGGAGATTTATTAACTTATGTTGCTACATCATTCCAGTTAGCTCTTGCTTTCCCACTTCCTACTTTTGGAGCAGCTTTATACAAATTTTTAATAATATTTGCTGTTACTCAAATTCCTTTGGCAATTGGTGAAGGTATTTTGACTGTGATTATTTGGGATAGATTGAAAGCATATAAACCAAAATTGTTGAAAAAACTTGATGTATTAAGTGCTAAGGAAAACTAG
- a CDS encoding energy-coupling factor ABC transporter substrate-binding protein — MKKSTSIILLAVVIILFIAPLVMYNGYGEDEGYFGGADDQAGEAIEETGYEPWFSSIWEPPSGEIESLLFALQAAIGALIIGYAFGYWRGQSKKED; from the coding sequence ATGAAAAAATCAACATCAATCATTTTATTAGCAGTTGTAATTATTTTGTTTATTGCACCGTTAGTAATGTATAACGGCTATGGTGAAGACGAAGGATACTTTGGCGGAGCTGATGACCAAGCTGGAGAAGCTATTGAAGAAACAGGTTATGAACCATGGTTCTCATCTATATGGGAACCACCAAGCGGTGAAATTGAAAGTTTACTTTTCGCACTTCAAGCAGCTATCGGGGCATTGATAATCGGATATGCCTTTGGTTATTGGAGAGGCCAATCTAAAAAAGAGGATTAA